The Chryseobacterium oranimense genome contains the following window.
TGGAATCCAATATGTCATTAACAGGTGCTAATGCTGACTCAAGATACAGATTAAAGCCAAGTGCAGTAAACAAAACTTTAGTTGAAGTTTACAACGCAATTGTAGGAGGTGGTACTTCTGATAAGACCGCTTCTGAAATTGCAGCTGAGCTTAAGGCAAAAGGCAGCAAAGCTGTTGTTTTTGCTGACGGTTCTAAAGGAGCACAGGTTTTAGCACACTTAATCAACCAAAAATTAGGTTCAGTAGCTTTCACAGGTAAAGCCAACTTCCTTAAAGAATTTGATAAAGCAAGATACCAGGAATTCCTAGGATGGGTAAATGCAGGTCAGGTTGGCGTATTGATCGCAAACAATGTAGACCCTATATACTCTCATCCAAAAGGAGAAGATTTCAAAAAATCTTTAGCTAAAGTTGCTTGTGTAGTAGCTGTAGCTGATAAGAAAAATGAAATGTACAAAGCAGCGAAAGCTGTAATTCCTGTAGCTAACTGGTTAGAATCATGGGGTGATATTGAACCTCAGACAGGAGCCTATTCATTAATGCAGCCTACCATCCAGAAAATCTACAAATCAAGACAGATCGAAGAATCTCTATTGGTTTGGAAGAATGGTAAAAACAATGCTGCCAACAATTACTATGACTATCTGAAAGCTAGTGCAGCTTCTATTTTAGGAGCTACTTCTTTCAACAAAGCTTTATATAACGGTTTCACTACTTCAAACAATGCAACTTCATTGTCATATGCAGGAGGTAATGCAGCTCAGGCTATTGCTGAATTAGGAAGCTTCAAACCTTCTGAATTAGAATTAGTATTATATACCAAGCCTTCAATGGGTGACGGTACTCAGGCCAACAACCCTTGGCTTCAGGAATTACCGGATCCTATCACAAGAATGTCTTGGGATAACTATCTGACTATTTCTCCAAAAGATGCAGAAAAGTTTGCCATCGACAACGATCTTAATGCAAGAATGCAGCTGGACGGTTCTATTGTAAACCTTACTGTAAACGGAGTAACAATAAAAGACGTTCCTGTATTCATCCAGCCGGGACAGGCAGAAGGATCTGTAGGTCTTGCACTTGGATACGGTAAAAAAGATTCAGGAGCTACTGCTGATACCGGAGTAAATGCTTATCCTTTATTTGACGGTTCTAACTTAACTGTTTCAGGAGTTAAAATTGAAAAAACAGGAGAAGATCATGAATTCGCAGGTATTCAGTTACAAAATACCCTGATGGGACGTTATGAAATCGCTAAAGAAGTTCCTTTGGCAGAATTCCTAGACGTTGCATTTGATGATGAGCACAAAGGATGGAACAAGCCTTTGGAGTATCACACCATCAGTGGAGCTCTTCCTGCAAGAAAGATTGACCTTTGGGATGCTTTCGATGATACGGACGGACCTCACTTCAACCTGTCTGTCGACCTGAACTCTTGTACGGGTTGTGGAGCATGTATCATTGCTTGTCAGGCAGAAAACAACGTTCCTGTTGTAGGTAAAAAAGAAATCAGAATGTCAAGAGATATGTATTGGTTAAGAATTGACCGTTACTATTCTTCAAGACAGAAAGTAGAAGTATACGAAGGATTAAAAGAAGGAATGGCAGTACCGGAATTGTACGGTACAGCATTCGGAGACGGAGGTGCATTAAACCACCCTGCAGACAATCCGGATGTAATCTTCCAGCCGGTAATGTGCCAGCACTGTAACCATGCTCCTTGTGAAACAGTATGTCCGGTAGCGGCTACTTCACATGGTAAGCAAGGTCAGAACCACATGGCTTACAACAGATGTATCGGTACAAGATATTGTGCAAACAACTGTCCGTACAAAGTAAGACGTTTCAACTGGTTTACTTATAACCTGAATGATAAGTTCGATTTCAACATGAACAATGATTTAGGAAGAATGGTACTTAACCCGGATGTAGTTGTAAGAACTAGAGGGGTAATGGAGAAATGTTCAATGTGTATCCAAATGACTCAGAATACTATTCTTGAGGCTAAGAAAGAAGGAAGAAAAGTAAAGGATGGAGAGTTCCAGACTGCTTGTTCTAAAGCTTGTTCTACCGGATCATTGACATTTGGAGACATGAATGATAAAGATTCTTCAATCAGAGAGCAGTATGCATCTAACAGAAGATATTACTTACTAGAAGAGATCGGAACCAAACCAAACGTGTTCTATCATACTAAAGTAAGAAACAGAGTAGAAAAATAAAGTTTAAATAATAAATAGGTAAAAAATGTCAGGACATTACGAAGCTCCGATAAGGGAACCTCTAATTATTGGTCACAAAACTTATCACGATATCACAGAAGATATTGCACGACCTATCGAAGAAAGAGCAGGTAAACTATGGTGGATTTCACTATATGCAGCCTTAGTTCTATTCATCTACGGATTTGGCTGTATCGCTTATACTATCGGAACAGGTATTGGAGCATGGGGGCTTAACAGAACTATTAACTGGGGTTGGGATATTACCAACTTCGTATGGTGGGTAGGTATCGGTCACGCCGGGACCCTAATCTCCGCAGTATTATTATTATTTAGACAGCGTTGGAGAATGTCTGTAAACAGATCTGCAGAGGCGATGACGATCTTTGCGGTTGTACAGGCAGCCATCTTCCCTGTAATCCACATGGGTAGAGTTTGGGTAGGATATTGGGTATTCCCTTTACCAAACCAGTTCGGTTCTCTTTGGGGGAACTTCAACTCTCCTCTACTTTGGGACGTATTTGCAATCTCCACGTATTTCTCAGTATCAACTGTATTCTGGTTTATGGGACTAATCCCTGACTTTGCAATGATCAGAGATAGAGCTAAAACGCCTTGGACTAGAAAAATTTATACATTCCTTGCATTCGGATGGGGTGGTAAAGCAAAACACTGGCAGAGATTCGAAGAACTTTCTTTGGTTCTTGCAGGTTTAGCAACTCCACTTGTATTCTCGGTACACACTACCGTATCTTTTGACTTCGCAACTTCGGTTATTAAAGGATGGCACTCTACAATCTACCCTCCTTACTTCGTTGCCGGTGCGATTTTCTCAGGATTTGCAATGGTACAGACCCTGTTGCTTGTAGCAAGAAAAGTTTGTCACCTTGAAGAATACATCACCATGTATCACATAGAAATCATGAACATCGTAATCATCCTAACAGGAGGTATGGTAACTGTAGCTTATGCTACTGAATACTTCATCGGATGGTACTCTGGTTCAAGATTTGAAGACTTTACATATCTTTCTCCGGGTGCTGCCGTAGGACCTTATTGGTGGGCATTCTGGTCATTGATCATCTGTAACCTTGTAATTCCTGCTTCATTCTGGTTCAAGAGACTGAGAACGAATATCATCTGGACTTTCATCGTTGCATTGATCATCAACATCGGTATGTGGTTTGAACGTTTCGATATCATCGTTATCAACCTTTCAAGAGACTACTTACCAGGATCTTGGACTATGTTTAAACCAACCATCATTGATGTGGGTGTATATTTAGGAACGATCGGATTCTTCTCTGTATTATTCTTATTATACGCAAGAACATTCCCTGTAATTGCACAGGCTGAATTAAAATCGATTCTGAAAATTTCAGGTGAAACTTATAAAGCAAAAGAAGGAGATGAGCACCACTAAAATTGTATACGGACTTTATGCTGACGACGACGATTTAATGAACGGCGTTAAAGCATTCAACGATAAAGGGATTGCAATAAACGAAGTTTATACTCCATTCCCGGTTCACGGACTTGATAAAGCTTTAGGGTTAAAGAAAACCAGAATTTCTGATGCCGCATTCTTCTACGCTCTTTATGGAGTTACCATCGGTGCTACGGTAACATGGTATGTAATGAATCACGACTGGCCTCAAAACATTGGTGGTAAACCTGCTTTTGACTGGGCACACAACATGCCTGCATTCGTAGTTCCAATGTTTGAATTAATGGTATTCTGCGCAGCTCACATGATGTCTTTAACTTTCCTTGTTAGAAACAAAATGTATCCGGGAGCTCCCGCTCAGAATCCTGATCCGAGAACTACTGATGATAAATTCATGATGGAATTTGTAACTGATGACGTAGAGTCTGTAAAACAGTTGCTGATTGAAACCGGAGTTGAAGAAATAACTGTTAAAGATGCTTAAAATGAAAAAGAATGTATTAAAAATTACAGCTGTTTTAGGTTTAACAACGGTTTTACTTAATTCTTGCGGACCAAAAGAAAATACACCATTGGTATATTTTCCTGATATGTACTTTCCTGTAGCCTACGATCCATTGATGAAAGCTCAGGATGCCTATTCAGATCATGAAAATGAAATTCCTGCTTTCGTTAAAAATAGTTTTGCAACAGGTCTTGCTCCAGTAGAAGGATCAGTTGCTCAAAATAAAGACGGAGTCTTTGAAGAAAGCCTTCTGCCTAGAAATGTAGATGAGTATAACGCAGGTTATGACGCTTCTAAAACAATGACAACATCACCTCTTAACCCAGCTAATGCTGCCAAAGATATTGAAAGAGGGAAAATCTTGTTTGACCATACTTGTGCTGCATGCCACGGAACTGGCGGTGACGGACAAGGACCAATTGTACAGAGCGGAGCATTCTCTGGTGTACCAAACTATGCTGACAGAGAGATTACTGTAGGATCTGTTCATTATGTATTAACTAACGGTAGAAATGCAATGGGATCTTACGCTGGACAGCTTAACGCTGGTGACAGATGGAGAGTAGCAATGTATGTAATGAGTGCCTTTAAAAAAGCAGCGGCAGCACCTGCAGCAGCTACAACGGCAGCTGCTACACCAGCACCGGCCACAGCAGCAAAAGAGACTACTACCGAAACTAAAAAATAAGAAAAGAAATGTATAGTTTTTCACCAAAATTAAAATCAACTTCTATAATCCTTCTTGTTGTAGGTTTAGTTCTATTTGCTATCGGTTTCTTTATGAATAAAGGACTTTCCACTGAAAAAATAGAGCACATGATGGAAGCGGTTCACGCTTCCGGTCATACTGCCCCTACACACTCTAGTGAAATGGTAGGACCACAGGACCATGCTGCTCATTTAGAGCATGCTGAGCTTCAGGTTCACAACCAGCCACTGGCATCGCTGCACTTTGTAGCAGTATTTTTCTTTGGAATTAGTTGTGCTGTATTATTCTTTTACTGTATTCAGCACGCTGCTCATGCAGGTTGGCCTATTATTATTACAAGGGTAATGGAAGCTATTGCTTCTTATATCCCATATGGTGGTGCCATTCTGGTTATTATGATGATATTGAATATCACACACAATGGCCACTTGTTCCACTGGATGGATCCGGAATTGACAGATCCAAATTCTGCTCATTTCGATGTGATCCTTTTCGAAAAGAAAAGATTCTTAAACATTCCTTTCTATGCGATCAGAACTTTGATCTATGTGATCGGTGCTTCTTTCTTCGCCTGGAAACTTAAAGCTCAGTCTAAAAAAGTAGACGAAACCAAATCTAAAGTAGATTATCAGATGCTTTACAGATGGGCGGTAGGATATATTGCATTCTTCGGATTTGCTTCTGCTGCTTGGGCTTGGGACTGGTTGATGTCTATTGACCCTCACTGGTATTCTACAATGTATATCTGGTATTCAATGGTAAGCTGCCTTTCAAGTGGTATCGCTGTGATCATCCTTCTAAGTGTTTACCTGAAGAAAAACGGTTTCTTACCTCAGTTCAATGATAACCACTTACACGATTTAGGAGTATTCCTTTTCGCTACAAGTATGCTTTGGACGTATACATGGTTTGCGCAGTTCATGCTTTACTGGTATGCGAACGTTCCGGAAGAGGTTAACTACTTCTTTGGAAGATTCCAGCACTACGGACCAACATTCTTACCAATGCTGATCATCAACTTCCTGTTACCTTTATTGGTATTAGTAAGCAGCAGCATCAAGAGAAACTACAAAGTTGTAACAACAATGGCTGTAGTAGTTATCTTAGGTCACCTTTTAGACTACTTCAATATGGTAATGCCGGGAACGGTAGGACCTTACTGGAAAACTCCTGAAGTATTCCTGTTAATTGCAGGAGCTGTTCTATTCGTAGCAGGATTGTTTATGTTTACTGTATTAACTGCTTTATCTAAACTGAAGCTTATTCCTACAGGAAACCCATTCTTACACGAATCTGAAATTTATGAGTATCCTTTCTAAGGACTTGTAACAGATATAAAATAAAAAAGACTGATTGTAATGATCAGTCTTTTTTTGTGCAGATAATTGAACATTTTAAATTCTTCAGGCAACCATTTCCGGTTTTATGTGTCTTTATAATAAGATCCCTGAATTATTTTAATCAAAAAATAATAATATGAAAAGAAATTATCTGATCAGCATTCTGTTTGTTTTCCTTCTGAATTTCATTCAGGCGCAAACTATAACTTTTGTTTCCGAGCTGACCAATAAACCTTTACCCAAAGTTTCAGTTTTTGGGAATGACGGAAGCATCCTCGCTTTTTCCGATATTGATGGCAAAATTGATAAGCAGGCAATATCTCCTTCCAAGGAAAAGTTCCAGCTGGTATACAATAATTTTCCTGTTGCCCTTCTCACCTATTCCGAAATTAATCATGATATCATTAAAATTAATGACCAGGTTAAAGAAATAGAAACCGTAGTCATAAAGAATACCAAGCCCGCAAAATATATTGTAATCAAAGGGAATTTTAATGCATATGTAACGGTAAACAATAAACTAAACAGCTACACAGACGGAATAGTCTCTTATGTTTTTGATAATAAAACCAAAAAACTGAAAAGTACAAATGTTGAGCAATACAGGGTTTTCAGATTGGAAGTTAAAAATGAAAAAAAGGAAACTTCAACATGGGATTACGGCAATTCTTTACAGCTTCCAAAACTGAAAAACGTTGGAAATCCTGAAGAATACAAAACTAAAAGAAATACCATAAAAGAACTAAAAGGTGACCGCAATGATCAGATTGAAGTGTCAGGTGCCGCCCTTCAGGAGAAAGAGTTTTCTTTATTTGGATACAGGTTCTTTGACATAAGAACCATACTCAATATGTCTTTCGAAAAAAATTCAGAAAAGACCCTGAAAGACTTCCTTGAATATAATGAAGTTGCTTTTGTAAAACTTAAGCATAAAAGTGAGCCGGATTACAACCAGATTATCCTCTATAATAATTTTTATCCTACAGAATTCAGCTTCAGCAATGATAACGATATAAAAAAAGTGAAATTCGACAAAGACATCAGCAGCTACAACACAAAGTACTGGCAGGATTCTTCTTTCCCAAATATGCAGACGATTTTCAGTTCATTTTTTAAAGATGATCTGAAAGAACAGCAAAATAAAGCCAAAAATTAACTGTATCGCCGGACTGACAGAAACTTGACCTTATACTATAAATAATTTTAACCCCGAACAAAAGAGAAATAAAAACTTACTATTAATAAAGGTTTTATTAAATTTGTAGCAAACCCAATAAAAATGAAAAAGTTTTCTTTTCTACTTGTTTTCAGTCTGTTGCTTTTTACGGCATGCAAGAAGGATCATGTAGATGCTACGAATACTAAAACGCTGCAGTCAAGTATCAATGACATGACTTCCAGCCTTTCAACCATTAAACAGATCAAATTTAATGAAGCGCTTTATATACTAAAGACGTTTGGCGTAGAAGCAGACGGAGATGTGGAAGAACTGAAAGCCCTTGGAAAGCTGATTGACGGGAAAAAAGTTCCTGAAATCCTTGCCATGGCAGATGAAGTGGCTCAGAAAAACGGAATTGAGTGGGCCAGTACTGCCCCTCCTTCTCTTGGAGAGATGAATATCTTCGGAGACGATAAAGCTAAAGAAACCGACCCTAATGATGTGAAAGCAAATTCATTAAGCATTATCACCAGACCTACCGGCGATGACGGAACCGGAGCACCTACAGCTATTCAGGTGGTACCAAGGCTTGTAGATACTGCAGGGAACCCTGTATCATTTACAGGAGCCGGTCTGGAAGCTACTTTAGAAGTGTTCAGCAACGGAGTAAAGCTTTCTACAGCTAAAAACCTTATGCAGGATAATAACTTTAAAGGGTTCAATTTAAAATTCTCTTCAATCCCTGCTGCTAAAGTGGTGGATGGCAAGATTGATATCACCGTTTCAGTAAAAACAACAGCTAAGACATTCAAAATGTCTAAAATCGGGCTAGATGTAAATGCGTCAGCTTTAAAAGTACCTGCTGCGCCTAAAACTGATTCTACAGCTGTAACGCAGGACCCTAATGCTGTAATTGATCCTAATAATCCTACAGCTACTCCAACAACACCTGCGGATCCAAATGCTGCTGCAACTACTACTCCAGCCGCTCCAAAACAGCCGGCCGCAGACCCTAAAAATACAGTAAGCAAATTCTTAAGCAGTGTAAGTTCACAAAACCTTAAGGCAGCATATGACGCTTCCAGCAACCCTAGCTGGGGAAGCTATGAATCATTCTCCAATCCTACTTCAGGTTTCGGATCGGTGAAAAATGTAAGTGTAAAAAACATTACAACCAATGGTACAACTGCCAACGGAGCGAGTGTAAATGCAACATACGATGTAACGGACAAGAACGGAAAAACCACTTCTTTAAAAGTAACTTTCGGGCTTAAAAATGTAAACGGAGACTGGAAAATTTCCAGCTATAAAATAAATCCATAATGGCTTCACAAGAACTGATTAAAAAACTCGAAGAAACCATTGAAAATGTTCCTGATTTTCCGATTCCCGGAATTCAGTTTAAGGATATTTCACCCATTTTCCTTGATCCAAAGCTATATGAAGAGGTTATTGCAGACCTTGTTACTTTCAGCAAGGGAAAAGTAGATGCCGTATGCGGAATTGAAAGCAGAGGCTACCTCTTTGGAATTGCAATTGCCGTAGCACTTGAAGTTCCATTCATTTTAATCAGAAAAGCAGGAAAACTCCCGCCACCCATTATTTCAGAAAACTATGATCTGGAATACGGAAGTGCCATCATCGAAACCCGTGAAGGGCAGATAAAACCGGGACAGAGAATTCTGATCCATGACGATTTGTTGGCAACAGGCGGAACTACAGAAGCTGCAGCAAAACTTGTGGAAAAACAAGGGGCAACCGTTTCACAATTCAGCTTCCTTATTGGCCTGAAAGGTTTGAATGGGGATGAAAAACTGAAAAAATTCAACGCCGAAATCTATCATATTTTAGAATTTTAATTCTACAGATTATAAAAATGCTTCGACTCCGCTTAGCATGACATCTTTAGAGCCTTCTTTTTTATTCATTTAAATAAGATTTCAGTAATAGAAATGTCATTCCGAGCAGAGTCGAAGCTTTCTTTTTTAATTAATTCATCATTCACGATCAACAATTCACAACATTTCATTAATAATACTCACAAAGTATTTTGTAAATCATTCAGAAACAATTAAATTTGCAGTTCAATTTTTAAGAATTTATGGCAAAATTGGGAAAGAATGCTCAGAACGAGCAAGAAGGTAAAGAAACGGTTGAGTTCTTTAAAGACCTTGACAGAGAGGCATTAAACACTGAAAGATTCCTTGAAAAATATTCAAAGCAATTGGGTATTGTATTTGGGGTATTGGTTTTAGGGGTTTTAGGGTTCTTTGCTTACAAGCAATTTGTAGTAGCTCCTCAGAATGTTGAAGCTGTAAAAAGTTTCCTTGCTGCTCAAAAAAACCAGACCGAAGGGAAAGATAAAGAAGCTTTGGGAGGAAATTCTGCAGCAAATCCAGGTTTTGTAGGAACATATAACGAATATTCAAGTACAAAGGTTGGTGAACTTTCTGCTTACAATGCGGGTCTATTAAAATTCAAAGCTGGAAAATTCCAGGAAGCTTACGATCTTTTGGACAAATTTTCATCTGATAACAAAACATTAATGGCATTGAAATACGGTGCTATGGCAGATGCGAAATCAGGTCTTAACCAAAATGATGAAGCTTTATCTTTATTAGACAAAGCATCAACTGCTTCCAACGATCCTTATACCACTTACTATTTCACAAGAAAAGCAGGTATCGTAGCATTAGGATTAAAGAAAAATGCGGAAGCTAAGAAATACTTCTCTACAATTGATGAGAAATATCAGGACTACGACAACGGAATGTCTGATTCTTATATTGAAATGACTAAATATTTTTAAATAATGGCAACAGTTAATCTTTCCGATTACAAGCCACTTCATATAACCAATGCCGAAGATTTTTCTATCGGCATTGTTTTTTCTGAGTGGAATGATTTTGTAACTTACAATCTTCGTGATGCAGCTTTGGAAATTCTTGAAAAAGAAGGGGTAAACCCGGAAAACATTAAACTTTTCCCGGTTCCGGGCGCTTTTGAACTTACTTATGC
Protein-coding sequences here:
- a CDS encoding cytochrome c, which produces MLKMKKNVLKITAVLGLTTVLLNSCGPKENTPLVYFPDMYFPVAYDPLMKAQDAYSDHENEIPAFVKNSFATGLAPVEGSVAQNKDGVFEESLLPRNVDEYNAGYDASKTMTTSPLNPANAAKDIERGKILFDHTCAACHGTGGDGQGPIVQSGAFSGVPNYADREITVGSVHYVLTNGRNAMGSYAGQLNAGDRWRVAMYVMSAFKKAAAAPAAATTAAATPAPATAAKETTTETKK
- a CDS encoding tetratricopeptide repeat protein is translated as MAKLGKNAQNEQEGKETVEFFKDLDREALNTERFLEKYSKQLGIVFGVLVLGVLGFFAYKQFVVAPQNVEAVKSFLAAQKNQTEGKDKEALGGNSAANPGFVGTYNEYSSTKVGELSAYNAGLLKFKAGKFQEAYDLLDKFSSDNKTLMALKYGAMADAKSGLNQNDEALSLLDKASTASNDPYTTYYFTRKAGIVALGLKKNAEAKKYFSTIDEKYQDYDNGMSDSYIEMTKYF
- a CDS encoding quinol:cytochrome C oxidoreductase, which codes for MYSFSPKLKSTSIILLVVGLVLFAIGFFMNKGLSTEKIEHMMEAVHASGHTAPTHSSEMVGPQDHAAHLEHAELQVHNQPLASLHFVAVFFFGISCAVLFFYCIQHAAHAGWPIIITRVMEAIASYIPYGGAILVIMMILNITHNGHLFHWMDPELTDPNSAHFDVILFEKKRFLNIPFYAIRTLIYVIGASFFAWKLKAQSKKVDETKSKVDYQMLYRWAVGYIAFFGFASAAWAWDWLMSIDPHWYSTMYIWYSMVSCLSSGIAVIILLSVYLKKNGFLPQFNDNHLHDLGVFLFATSMLWTYTWFAQFMLYWYANVPEEVNYFFGRFQHYGPTFLPMLIINFLLPLLVLVSSSIKRNYKVVTTMAVVVILGHLLDYFNMVMPGTVGPYWKTPEVFLLIAGAVLFVAGLFMFTVLTALSKLKLIPTGNPFLHESEIYEYPF
- a CDS encoding adenine phosphoribosyltransferase: MASQELIKKLEETIENVPDFPIPGIQFKDISPIFLDPKLYEEVIADLVTFSKGKVDAVCGIESRGYLFGIAIAVALEVPFILIRKAGKLPPPIISENYDLEYGSAIIETREGQIKPGQRILIHDDLLATGGTTEAAAKLVEKQGATVSQFSFLIGLKGLNGDEKLKKFNAEIYHILEF
- a CDS encoding DUF3341 domain-containing protein yields the protein MSTTKIVYGLYADDDDLMNGVKAFNDKGIAINEVYTPFPVHGLDKALGLKKTRISDAAFFYALYGVTIGATVTWYVMNHDWPQNIGGKPAFDWAHNMPAFVVPMFELMVFCAAHMMSLTFLVRNKMYPGAPAQNPDPRTTDDKFMMEFVTDDVESVKQLLIETGVEEITVKDA
- a CDS encoding TAT-variant-translocated molybdopterin oxidoreductase; this translates as MASNKIQFRSIHELKDPALNNKLAQKEFQEEIPVEDFLGDAEQNGSSTSRRDFLKILGFSTAAVTLAACEAPVIKTIPYVVKPHDIIPGVPNYYASTYFDGFDFASVLVKTREGRPIKIEPNPTAGDLGKTNARAQASVLSLYDNDKVKQPKLDGKDETFDKVDSFVLKGLEDANAAGKKIVLLSHSLPSPTFKKLFAEFKAKYPTAELVTYDAYPHSAALDAAQEVFGQRALPVYDLKGSELVVSFQADFLGDYNASSLETSYAAARKPGANMLRHIQVESNMSLTGANADSRYRLKPSAVNKTLVEVYNAIVGGGTSDKTASEIAAELKAKGSKAVVFADGSKGAQVLAHLINQKLGSVAFTGKANFLKEFDKARYQEFLGWVNAGQVGVLIANNVDPIYSHPKGEDFKKSLAKVACVVAVADKKNEMYKAAKAVIPVANWLESWGDIEPQTGAYSLMQPTIQKIYKSRQIEESLLVWKNGKNNAANNYYDYLKASAASILGATSFNKALYNGFTTSNNATSLSYAGGNAAQAIAELGSFKPSELELVLYTKPSMGDGTQANNPWLQELPDPITRMSWDNYLTISPKDAEKFAIDNDLNARMQLDGSIVNLTVNGVTIKDVPVFIQPGQAEGSVGLALGYGKKDSGATADTGVNAYPLFDGSNLTVSGVKIEKTGEDHEFAGIQLQNTLMGRYEIAKEVPLAEFLDVAFDDEHKGWNKPLEYHTISGALPARKIDLWDAFDDTDGPHFNLSVDLNSCTGCGACIIACQAENNVPVVGKKEIRMSRDMYWLRIDRYYSSRQKVEVYEGLKEGMAVPELYGTAFGDGGALNHPADNPDVIFQPVMCQHCNHAPCETVCPVAATSHGKQGQNHMAYNRCIGTRYCANNCPYKVRRFNWFTYNLNDKFDFNMNNDLGRMVLNPDVVVRTRGVMEKCSMCIQMTQNTILEAKKEGRKVKDGEFQTACSKACSTGSLTFGDMNDKDSSIREQYASNRRYYLLEEIGTKPNVFYHTKVRNRVEK
- the nrfD gene encoding NrfD/PsrC family molybdoenzyme membrane anchor subunit; translation: MSGHYEAPIREPLIIGHKTYHDITEDIARPIEERAGKLWWISLYAALVLFIYGFGCIAYTIGTGIGAWGLNRTINWGWDITNFVWWVGIGHAGTLISAVLLLFRQRWRMSVNRSAEAMTIFAVVQAAIFPVIHMGRVWVGYWVFPLPNQFGSLWGNFNSPLLWDVFAISTYFSVSTVFWFMGLIPDFAMIRDRAKTPWTRKIYTFLAFGWGGKAKHWQRFEELSLVLAGLATPLVFSVHTTVSFDFATSVIKGWHSTIYPPYFVAGAIFSGFAMVQTLLLVARKVCHLEEYITMYHIEIMNIVIILTGGMVTVAYATEYFIGWYSGSRFEDFTYLSPGAAVGPYWWAFWSLIICNLVIPASFWFKRLRTNIIWTFIVALIINIGMWFERFDIIVINLSRDYLPGSWTMFKPTIIDVGVYLGTIGFFSVLFLLYARTFPVIAQAELKSILKISGETYKAKEGDEHH